In Pleuronectes platessa chromosome 5, fPlePla1.1, whole genome shotgun sequence, a single genomic region encodes these proteins:
- the LOC128440365 gene encoding olfactory receptor 1509-like encodes MINSTSSYFIFSTYLQVGTLRYLFFMLTAVIYVFILISNTSLIVVICMNRSLHEPMYVFLCSLFVNELYGSTGLFPLLLLQILSDVHTVSRPLCFLQIFCLYTYVNVEFCNLAVMSYDRYLAICCPLQYNTRMTVNKAVTFIIVLWVYSSVKCLVTSSLTIRLPLCGNILNNLYCQNFLVVKLACSDTTVNNIYGLFGVVLTVLVPLLPILFSYTKILKVCFSGSKQTRQKAVSTCTPHLVSLLNFSFGCLFETLHSRFDMSTFPSELRIFLSLYFLIIQPLLNPLMFGLQMSTIRNAWKLLICAQTSQGF; translated from the coding sequence ATGATCAATTCAACTTCATCATATTTTATCTTCAGCACTTATTTACAAGTGGGAACTTTGAGATACTTGTTCTTCATGTTGACTGCAGTGATTTACGTGTTCATCCTGATTTCCAACACGTCTCTGATTGTAGTTATCTGTATGAACAGAAGTCTCCATGAACCTATGTACgtgttcctgtgcagcctgtTTGTAAATGAACTGTATGGTAGCACAGGgctgtttcctctgctcctgctccagatCCTCTCAGACGTTCACACTGTTTCTCGTCCTCTTTGCTTCCTGCAGATCTTCTGTTTGTACACGTATGTGAATGTGGAGTTTTGTAATTTAGCCGTGATGTCGTACGACAGATATCTGGCCATCTGTTGTCCTCTGCAGTACAACACACGTATGACGGTGAACAAAGCAGTCACCTTCATTATTGTGCTCTGGGTGTATTCATCTGTGAAGTGCTTAGTTACTTCATCGTTAACCATCCGTTTGCCTCTATGTGGAAACAtcttaaataatttgtattgtcAAAACTTCCTTGTGGTGAAGTTAGCGTGTTCCGACACCACAGTGAACAACATCTACGGACTGTTTGGAGTTGTTCTGACCGTCTTAGTTCCTCTGCTTCCGATCCTGTTCTCCTACACGAAGATTCTCAAAGTTTGTTTCTCTGGTTCCAAACAGACGAGACAGAAAGCCGTCAGTACCTGCACCCCCCACCTGGTGTCGCTGCTCAACTTCTCTTTCGGCTGTTTGTTTGAGACTCTTCATAGCAGGTTTGATATGAGCACGTTTCCCTCTGAGCTCAGAATCTTCCTGTCTCTGTATTTTCTCATCATTCAGCCGCTGTTGAATCCTCTCATGTTCGGACTGCAGATGTCAACGATACGAAACGCCTGGAAACTCCTCATCTGCGCTCAGACGTCACAGGGattttga
- the LOC128440366 gene encoding olfactory receptor 11A1-like, protein MLNSTSSTSSYFVLEAYLQVGTLRYLFFMLTAVIYVFILISNTSLIVVICMNRSLHEPMYVFLCSLFVNELYGSTGLFPLLLLQILSDVHTISRPLCFLQIFCVYSYGSVEFTNLAVMSYDRYLAICCPLQYNTRMTVNKAVTFIIVLWFYSFVKFLVTLSLNIRLPLCGNVLDSLYCHNFLVVKLACSDTTVNNIYGLFGVVLTVLVPLLPILFSYMKILKVCFSGSKQTRQKAVSTCTPHLVSLLNFSFGCCFEILRSRFDVSSVSTELQIILSLYFLIIQPLLSPIMFGMQMSKIRQTYKRLFCSKVTTVSAHENQ, encoded by the coding sequence ATGCTGAATTCAACGTCATCAACTTCATCCTACTTTGTTCTTGAGGCTTATTTACAAGTGGGAACTTTGAGATACTTGTTCTTCATGTTGACTGCAGTGATTTACGTGTTCATCCTGATTTCCAACACGTCTCTGATTGTAGTTATCTGTATGAACAGAAGTCTCCATGAACCTATGTACgtgttcctgtgcagcctgtTTGTAAATGAACTGTATGGTAGCACAGGgctgtttcctctgctcctgctccagatCCTCTCAGACGTTCACACTATTTCTCGTCCTCTTTGTTTCCTGCAGATCTTCTGTGTTTATTCTTACGGAAGTGTCGAATTTACTAATTTAGCCGTGATGTCTTATGACCGATATCTGGCCATCTGTTGTCCTCTGCAGTACAACACACGTATGACGGTGAACAAAGCAGTCACCTTCATTATTGTGCTCTGGTTTTACTCTTTTGTGAAGTTTCTGGTTACGCTATCGTTGAACATCCGTTTGCCTCTTTGTGGAAACGTCTTGGACAGTTTGTATTGTCATAACTTCCTTGTGGTGAAGTTAGCGTGTTCCGACACCACAGTGAACAACATCTACGGACTGTTTGGAGTTGTTCTGACCGTCTTAGTTCCTCTGCTTCCGATCCTGTTCTCCTACATGAAGATTCTCAAAGTTTGTTTCTCTGGTTCCAAACAGACGAGACAGAAAGCTGTCAGTACCTGCACCCCCCACCTGGTGTCGCTGCTCAACTTCTCTTTCGGCTGTTGCTTTGAGATCCTGCGCAGCAGGTTTGatgtgagcagcgtctccactgAGCTGCAGATCATCTTGTCTCTGTACTTCCTCATCATTCAGCCGCTGCTCAGTCCCATCATGTTCGGAATGCAGATGTCAAAAATACGACAAACGTATAAACGTCTGTTCTGTTCTAAAGTCACGACGGTGTCTGCTCACGAGAATCAGTGA